A section of the Rattus norvegicus strain BN/NHsdMcwi chromosome 15, GRCr8, whole genome shotgun sequence genome encodes:
- the Slitrk1 gene encoding SLIT and NTRK-like protein 1 precursor — translation MLLWILLLETSLCFAAGNVTGDVCKEKICSCNEIEGDLHVDCEKKGFTSLQRFTAPTSQFYHLFLHGNSLTRLFPNEFANFYNAVSLHMENNGLHEIVPGAFLGLQLVKRLHINNNKIKSFRKQTFLGLDDLEYLQADFNLLRDIDPGAFQDLNKLEVLILNDNLISTLPANVFQYVPITHLDLRGNRLKTLPYEEVLEQIPGIAEILLEDNPWDCTCDLLSLKEWLENIPKNALIGRVVCEAPTRLQGKDLNETTEQDLCPLKNRVDSSLPAPPAQEETFAPGPLPTPFKINGQDEHATPGAVPNGGTKIPGNWQLKIKPTPPIATGSARNKPPVHGLPCPGGCSCDHIPGSGLKMNCNNRNVSSLADLKPKLSNVQELFLRDNKIHSIRRSHFVDYKNLILLDLGNNNIANIENNTFKNLLDLRWLYMDSNYLDTLSREKFAGLQNLEYLNVEYNAIQLILPGTFNAMPKLRILILNNNLLRSLPVDVFAGVSLSKLSLHNNYFMYLPVAGVLDQLTSIIQIDLHGNPWECSCTIVPFKQWAERLGSEVLMSDLKCETPVNFFRKDFMLLSNDEICPQLYAKISPTLTSHSKNSTGLAETGTHSNSYLDTSRVSISVLVPGLLLVFVTSAFTVVGMLVFILRNRKRSKRRDANSSASEINSLQTVCDSSYWHNGPYNADGAHRVYDCGSHSLSD, via the coding sequence ATGCTGCTTTGGATTCTGTTGCTGGAGACGTCTCTTTGTTTTGCCGCTGGAAACGTTACAGGGGACGTTTGTAAAGAGAAGATCTGTTCTTGCAATGAGATAGAAGGGGACTTACACGTAGACTGTGAAAAAAAGGGCTTTACAAGTCTGCAGCGCTTCACGGCTCCGACTTCCcagttttatcatttatttctGCATGGCAATTCCCTCACTCGACTTTTCCCTAATGAGTTCGCTAACTTTTATAATGCGGTTAGTTTGCATATGGAAAACAATGGCTTGCATGAAATCGTTCCGGGGGCATTTCTGGGGCTGCAGCTGGTGAAACGACTGcatatcaacaacaacaagatCAAGTCTTTTCGAAAGCAGACTTTTTTGGGGCTGGACGATCTGGAATACCTCCAGGCTGATTTTAATTTATTACGGGATATAGACCCGGGGGCCTTCCAGGACTTGAACAAGTTGGAAGTCCTCATTTTAAACGACAATCTCATCAGCACCCTACCTGCTAATGTATTCCAGTATGTGCCCATCACCCACCTCGACCTCCGCGGAAACAGGCTGAAAACACTGCCCTATGAGGAGGTCTTGGAGCAGATTCCTGGCATTGCTGAGATCCTGTTAGAGGATAACCCTTGGGACTGCACCTGTGATCTGCTCTCCCTGAAGGAATGGCTGGAGAACATTCCCAAAAACGCCCTAATTGGCCGAGTGGTCTGCGAAGCCCCCACCAGGCTCCAGGGTAAAGACCTCAATGAAACCACGGAACAGGACCTGTGTCCTTTAAAAAACAGAGTGGATTCTAGTCTCCCGGCTCCCCCTGCCCAGGAAGAGACCTTCGCTCCTGGCCCCCTGCCAACTCCTTTCAAGATAAATGGGCAGGACGAACATGCTACCCCAGGGGCTGTTCCAAATGGAGGTACAAAGATCCCGGGCAACTGGCAACTCAAAATCAAACCCACACCACCGATAGCAACTGGGAGCGCCAGAAACAAACCCCCAGTGCATGGCTTGCCCTGCCCCGGGggctgcagctgtgaccacatccCAGGCTCGGGCTTAAAGATGAACTGTAACAACCGGAACGTGAGCAGCTTGGCTGATTTGAAGCCTAAGCTTTCCAACGTGCAAGAGCTCTTCCTTCGAGATAACAAGATCCACAGCATCCGAAGATCACACTTTGTGGATTACAAGAACCTCATTCTGTTGGATCTGGGCAACAACAACATCGCGAACATAGAGAACAACACTTTCAAGAACCTTTTGGACCTCAGATGGCTGTACATGGATAGTAACTACCTGGACACTCTGTCCCGGGAGAAATTTGCTGGGCTGCAGAACCTGGAGTATCTGAACGTGGAGTACAACGCGATTCAGCTCATTCTACCCGGTACTTTCAATGCCATGCCCAAACTGAGGATTCTTATTCTCAACAACAACTTGCTGAGGTCCCTACCCGTGGACGTTTTTGCTGGGGTCTCCCTGTCTAAGCTCAGTCTGCACAATAATTACTTCATGTACCTCCCAGTGGCAGGGGTGCTGGACCAGTTAACCTCCATCATCCAGATAGACCTGCATGGCAACCCCTGGGAGTGCTCCTGCACCATTGTGCCTTTCAAGCAATGGGCAGAGCGTCTGGGCTCCGAGGTGCTGATGAGCGACCTCAAGTGTGAGACACCGGTGAACTTCTTTAGGAAGGATTTCATGCTGCTCTCCAATGACGAGATCTGCCCCCAGCTGTATGCGAAGATCTCGCCCACGTTAACTTCGCACAGTAAAAACAGCACTGGGTTGGCGGAGACCGGGACACACTCCAACTCCTACCTAGACACCAGCAGGGTGTCCATCTCCGTGTTGGTCCCAGGACTGCTGCTGGTGTTCGTCACCTCCGCCTTCACCGTGGTGGGCATGCTCGTGTTTATCCTGAGGAACCGAAAGCGGTCCAAGAGAAGGGATGCCAATTCCTCTGCGTCCGAAATTAATTCCCTACAGACAGTCTGTGACTCTTCTTACTGGCACAATGGGCCTTACAATGCAGATGGGGCCCATAGGGTGTATGACTGCGGCTCTCACTCACTCTCAGACTAA